GTATCGTGTTTTCCGATCTTCTGTTAGTACAATCAGATCAATCTCGTTATTTCTCAGTCGATCAAAGTCATCAAGTGCTCCTAAGTCAAGAAGCATGGGTAAGCGGTCGAGATTGCTTCCTTGCTCTTGGATCTCACCGTTCCTCATCCACACAAAATGAGCATCATCTGCTAATGCATCCATCATATGACGGCTATGAGTAGACAGAAGAACTTGTGTCCCAGTGCTCTCGGCTATGTAGGAAATGGCGTTGCAGAGCGCTATTTGATTATTTGGATGAAGATGAGAATCAGGCTCATCGAGCAATAGAAGTTTCGGATTGAAGTAGGTTATATAGGAATAAATTTGTAGAACTTGCAAAAGTCCGGTTCCGCAAAGTTCTATTAGGTTTCGCGTGCCATTATGCGCTGCAAAAACTTTGATCCTGTGATCACGCTGCTCGTCAAACTCAACCTCGATCAATGTATCCGGAAAGATGGTGGCAAGCCGTTGATTTAGGGTATTTAGCTCGCCGGCAATATGAATATAATAAATAATGTTACGCAGGTACAAATTCGCATCACCGCTCGCTACGCCCCGCCTTACAATCGCTCGAGCTCGAAGCTCTTCATATTGTGAGATACCAGCTAGCCCAGGAACATAAACACTATAGAGATCCGTAGCGCTCGTTACTAAATTCCCTATTCGTTCATAGTCACCTTCCCTATTGCAAGCTATATTACCGTGATTCCTTCCCTTGCTAATCTTTATGTTATAGTGTATTGCTTCTTCTGCATGCACTCCGTCGTCGCCATGAATATCGACGCTAGAATAAAGTGTTAAATTGCTCTCTCCTGCCCCTGTATGATTGAGGTAAGGAGATCCATTTCTCAATACACTAAAGTCCGGTGTGGGATTGTAGTGCAACAGCTCAGTCGAGAAAGTTTTCTGCCCTTGCTGGCGGGACGCAACTGCTGCACCAATAGCGAAATGGATGCCTTGAAGAACGCTACTTTTGCCCGCATTGTTGCCACCCACAAGGACATTTACTGATCCCAATGAAATTTCGGCTCTCACAACCTTTTTGTAGCGTTCCAGCAACAATTTGTTAATTCTCATAAAGCATTGTCCTTAAGCTTGAGTTTAGGTGTGTAGCGAGCATCACCAAAGGCAAAACGACGACTACTGAGTTGAAGTCCCTGTTCGGCGAGCCCTACGCCAAGAGTGCTGTCAGCGAGACTGACGAAAAGTGGATCTACACCTACACCAATGGCTCAGCCCATGCCCAAAGCTACGTGGTCACCATGAAGGTGACGACTACGGGCACTCAGAAAACTCGCGACGTCTTGATCCGAAATGATGTGGTCATCAACTACACGTTCAGCGAAGGCCCCGCTCCAGGCACTACCACTGCGACGAACTGAGACTGCCATCCTGCAATAGGCCACCTACTGATCTCAGTCAGTTGGATGGAGCGCTCAAGTCAGAGGAAGTCACCGATAGCCTAGGAGAAGCCTCATGTGCCGATAGCTTCAGGTATGAGTTGATCACCTCGCGCGTTGAGACAGGTCACTCCCTTTCGCGAGTAACCTGCGATTCATCGCGGTTGACTATTTCTTCCTAGGCTTTCCAGCGTCATCACGCTTATCGCGGACTTGGCCATCTTGATTCCGAGAGCGAGGTTGGACGCCACCTCCCGGCTTCGGAACTGTTACGTTTGGATTCAAAGGTCGTCTATCGGTCATGCTGTCATCCTTGTTTACCTACACGGTGAAAGATGGCTCAACCATGAACATTTCTTGTGTCGCAGGCATCTCGAAAATCCACAGCGCCGTTGCTGAGCGTAGACCACGAGCACGGCGAGAGAAGAGGTTGTGTTCAAAATTGCTTGCCGTCGAATGAGCGATGCTAAAACTCTTCGCTTGGCGGGCAATGGAGCGCTCAGACCTTGGTTATCTGTGCCATCAAGACAAGGCTTAAGCTGAGTCGATTCTTGGTAAAAGTCTTGTAGCGTCCTTCATTTGGCGCGGTCGTAGGAGGCGTGGTTGAAGCCTTCCACATTCCCAGCACAACGACCTCATCGTCATGCTCTATCCCTTTGAACCATGCTGTCTGACGAGACCAAATACTGACCTCGAGGCCCACGCCGTTGTCGGGCTTTTCGGAGTCCGCACGGTACTTGTTCATCCTGAGATTCAAGACATTCTTGTTTTTATCATCGCCCACACAGCGCCGAACACTTTTGACGTACCCATGGATGGCAATGGGATGCTGGGTGGTGTTTTGGGATACGGCATGGAACGCCTCCATGTGCCGTTCCGTTTCGAAATAGAACTGGCGCCAATTGACAACCGTATTGCCTTCAAACACGAGCTCTAAGTGCTGCTCAACGTCGCTATCACTGGCGCACAGTGCTCGTAGTTTGAGGGCTCGCTTGGCAGAGTTGATATATGCAGGCAGTTTGCCAGGAGTAGATACATAGGTTTTGCTGGATCTGGCGTTGGAGCCGTCGCCATTTTGGTTTGTAGGTGCTGCGCCACCCTCCAGGGCCTCTTTGATCATTACCAGGCGCATACGATACTGATTACCTTTGACACTCTCGAGAAGGCCTTGCGACTCTTTGGCAATTTCCGAGATTTCCTCCTGCACTCCGTATTTGCAGTTGGCTGCATGCTCGCCACCAGGCAGAAGCCTGAAGTACGCAGAGACAAACACCGACTTGTCGTGTAGCTCTCGTGTGTAAGACGGATTGTGGGTCACGCCGATACTGCAAAACCGGCATTTGAGCGGCTCTGCCCCCATACCTTTTTGATACGTATCGGCTTGCCATTCACTGCCTGTGCGATCCAGAGCACTGCCCATCTTGATGCCCATACGAACTCCTTTCCTATAGATAAATCTAGTCTACGCAAACTCGTTTTCGCTGCAACCGCAGTCATGAGGATTAAAGGCTTCGGTTCTTTTTCTGCCCATACTGTCGGGCACTTGAGTCCGGTGCATCCATGGTGTCTACTCGGAGCTTGCTCGATCTTTCCCTCTCGCTTCCGAGCGTCGTCGACACCACTGCCTAAAGGATGATGGCCTTGATAACCCAGATCAAGATTCGTGGTTACCGCATCTATCGAGACTTCACCCTAAGACCTAACGCTCGACTCAACATCCTCGTCG
The sequence above is drawn from the Pseudomonas sp. FP2196 genome and encodes:
- a CDS encoding AAA family ATPase, with protein sequence MRINKLLLERYKKVVRAEISLGSVNVLVGGNNAGKSSVLQGIHFAIGAAVASRQQGQKTFSTELLHYNPTPDFSVLRNGSPYLNHTGAGESNLTLYSSVDIHGDDGVHAEEAIHYNIKISKGRNHGNIACNREGDYERIGNLVTSATDLYSVYVPGLAGISQYEELRARAIVRRGVASGDANLYLRNIIYYIHIAGELNTLNQRLATIFPDTLIEVEFDEQRDHRIKVFAAHNGTRNLIELCGTGLLQVLQIYSYITYFNPKLLLLDEPDSHLHPNNQIALCNAISYIAESTGTQVLLSTHSRHMMDALADDAHFVWMRNGEIQEQGSNLDRLPMLLDLGALDDFDRLRNNEIDLIVLTEDRKTRYLERLLELNGFNMGRTLIYSYKTSSNLESASLFTDFLKNVSPGIQVMIHRDRDFMTDEESAGIEGRINQEQAIPFITAGSDIESYFILPDFLASMAGIEDPNEVVTWLDEVAFHHHMDIQHQFTRKRDEIFERIHKRNRDAAPDTRELMGVAMPLPSDKRKGKFMIKRVRDGFRARFGISYDENFQGFVPACATLQRIAGGIWPAAA